The region ACACTCCGGTCTGCCCGACCTGGTGAGCATAGGGGATGTATCCGGCGTCGACGGCGGCGCGCGAGGCGCCGACCGCGGCGCCGAGGGCGTCGGCAAGCTGCTCGACGAGCACGAACTTCTCCTTCGAGCCGAGCCCGCGCCCGCCCGAGACGACTCGGGTGGCTCCACGGAGCTCGGGCCGCGACGAGGTCTTCTCCTCGGCCGCGATCTCACCCGCGGTGGCTGCCGCCGCTCCGGATGCCGTGACCGCCAGCTCTTCGACCACGGGCGAGGCGACGGCCTCGGCACGCGCGTCGACGGCGCCCTGGCGCACCGTGATCACGGGCGCCCCGAAGGTCGGCGCGGAGTCGGTGAGGTACGAGCCGCCGTAGACCGAGTGCTGCGCGGTGACGCCCTCGTCATCGCGTGAGACGCCGATCGCGTCGACCGAGAGCGCGAGCTTCTCGCGCACCGCGAAGCGCCCGGCGACATCGCGCCCGGCGATCGAGTTGGAGATGAGCACGGCATCCGGCTGCACCTCGCGATATGCCGCCTGCAGGGCGTCGACCATCGGCACGGTGAGCGACGAGGCGTCGCCTGCCGCAGTGAGCACGACCTGTGCGCCCGCCGCAGCTGCCGCGTCGGCAGCTGCCTGACTGCCGCCGACAACCAGCGCCACGGGGGCTCCGATCGTCGAGGCGGCGCCGATGAGAGCAGCCGTGCTGCTCGCTGCGTCGCCAGACGGGTCGACGTCGACGAGGACGAGGATCGACTTCTCGGGGTACGCCATGTCACACCAGCCTGTTCTGCGCGAGGAACTCGACGAGCTGCGCCGCGGCGTCGCCCTCGTCGGTGATCTTGACTCCGGCGGCCCGCGGGGGCTTCTCTGCCACGGTCGTCATGATCGTGCGGGGCGCGAGGGCCGGGTCGGCCGAGACGCCGAGGTCGGCCAGCGAGAGCACCTCGAGCGGCTTCTTCTTCGCGGCCATGATGCCCTTGAAGTTGGGGAACCGAGCATCCGGAAGTGCCTCGGTGATGGAGATGACGGCCGGAAGCGGCACAGTGACGTCCTGCGTGCCGGCGTCGCCGGTGCGGGTGCCGGTGAGCTGCCCGTCGCCGATCTCGACCGCGCTCAGCGCGGTGGCCTGGGCGTAGCCGAGGTGCTCGGCGAGCATCGCGGGGATGACTCCGCCCGAGCCGTCAGTCGACAGGTTTCCGGTGATGACCAGGTCGGGCTCTCCGCGGCGGATCGCGGCGGCGAGCACCTCTGCCGTGAGGGTGAGGTCGGCTCCGCGCAGCTCTTCGTCGACGACGTGCACGGCAGATGCCGCACCGATCGCGAGCGAGCGGCGGACGGATGCCGTGGCCGTCTCGGGGGCCATCGAGAGGCTGACCACCTCGGCGCCGGGGTTCTTGTCGGCGTACGACAGGGCGACCTCGAGTGCGCGCTCGGTGATCTCGTCGAGGACGACGTCACCCGCCCCTCGATCCGCCAGACCCGTCTCGAGGTCGAGCTT is a window of Microbacterium esteraromaticum DNA encoding:
- a CDS encoding electron transfer flavoprotein subunit alpha/FixB family protein gives rise to the protein MAYPEKSILVLVDVDPSGDAASSTAALIGAASTIGAPVALVVGGSQAAADAAAAAGAQVVLTAAGDASSLTVPMVDALQAAYREVQPDAVLISNSIAGRDVAGRFAVREKLALSVDAIGVSRDDEGVTAQHSVYGGSYLTDSAPTFGAPVITVRQGAVDARAEAVASPVVEELAVTASGAAAATAGEIAAEEKTSSRPELRGATRVVSGGRGLGSKEKFVLVEQLADALGAAVGASRAAVDAGYIPYAHQVGQTGVSVSPQLYVALGISGAIQHRAGMQTAKTIVAINKDGDAPIFDVADFGIVGDVFTVVPQLIEALEARKK
- a CDS encoding electron transfer flavoprotein subunit beta/FixA family protein, encoding MKIYVLVKEVPDTYGDRKLDLETGLADRGAGDVVLDEITERALEVALSYADKNPGAEVVSLSMAPETATASVRRSLAIGAASAVHVVDEELRGADLTLTAEVLAAAIRRGEPDLVITGNLSTDGSGGVIPAMLAEHLGYAQATALSAVEIGDGQLTGTRTGDAGTQDVTVPLPAVISITEALPDARFPNFKGIMAAKKKPLEVLSLADLGVSADPALAPRTIMTTVAEKPPRAAGVKITDEGDAAAQLVEFLAQNRLV